A genomic segment from Saprospiraceae bacterium encodes:
- a CDS encoding TonB-dependent receptor encodes MKKLLALWISISWMSFALAQIDTSQWYELPTVTLSVPRLEGNLLEKPMAITSLQSSVIFQGQQQLSVNEYLNEVPGLFALNPSNFAQDLRVSIRGFGARAAFGIRGVKILVDGIPETTPDGQGQTDNLDLGIIDRLEIVRGPTSGLYGNAAGGVISISTQEKVDQPFLELGTTFGSYKLQQYQLKTGFKTAKSDYLFHLNDAQTEGYRAQSGMKNTTFNGQILHQFAQKSTLKVLVNYTDSPLGDDAGGINAANVLENRRQARDLNVSYHAGEAIEQLKVAAILKHHRINTNAFFSSRNFSGLLPFENGGWVDFQRSYWGHSFQYNLGDQGPREAGDFSHRLQLGYSLAQQDDDRQRFSNLLGKKGEMSFDQVESFANLGLFLLEDLQLPNGWSALLSLRYDWNKLKAADAFLIDGDDAGEVQMSAFNPSIGINYLIAKNTHLYSQFSTSFETPALSELSNNPNGQGGFNAELLPQKAKNAELGLKGMIKGRWQYELVYFHINTKDEIVSYEIGAFPGRDFYRNAGETSRDGIETSLLYAFAKHWQLNLTYTYSDFTYKTYVNGGDDFSGNELPGLPKHFGSASLRYIAPGGFFLKLQSRYVGDLYVNDANSVTDKGYTLLHLNLGYNLSLAKWKIMPFVGINNILDTIYNDNIRINAFGGRFYEPAATRNVFGGIRVRRIL; translated from the coding sequence ATGAAAAAACTTTTAGCCTTATGGATAAGTATCAGCTGGATGTCGTTTGCCCTGGCGCAAATTGATACCAGCCAATGGTATGAGTTGCCAACTGTTACGCTGAGCGTACCGAGGTTGGAAGGCAATTTATTGGAAAAACCGATGGCGATTACCAGCCTGCAAAGTTCGGTGATTTTTCAAGGGCAGCAGCAGCTTTCTGTGAATGAGTACCTGAATGAAGTACCTGGCTTATTCGCCCTGAATCCCAGCAATTTTGCCCAGGACCTGCGGGTCTCCATTCGCGGCTTTGGCGCCAGGGCGGCCTTTGGCATCCGAGGGGTGAAAATCCTGGTAGATGGCATCCCCGAAACAACCCCAGATGGCCAGGGGCAAACCGATAATCTGGATCTTGGTATCATTGATCGACTAGAGATCGTGAGGGGACCAACATCAGGGCTTTATGGAAATGCTGCGGGTGGCGTCATTAGCATTTCTACTCAGGAAAAAGTAGACCAACCTTTTTTGGAGCTTGGAACGACCTTTGGCTCGTATAAATTACAGCAATATCAACTCAAAACAGGCTTTAAAACGGCAAAGTCCGATTACCTCTTCCACCTCAATGATGCCCAAACGGAAGGCTATCGTGCACAGAGTGGCATGAAAAATACCACTTTTAACGGCCAGATTTTGCACCAATTTGCGCAAAAATCTACCCTAAAGGTTTTAGTGAATTACACCGATAGCCCTTTGGGAGATGACGCTGGTGGCATCAATGCTGCCAACGTGCTAGAAAATAGAAGACAGGCCAGGGATTTAAATGTGTCTTATCATGCTGGTGAGGCGATTGAACAACTAAAAGTGGCAGCGATACTCAAACACCATCGGATCAATACCAACGCTTTTTTCAGTAGTAGAAATTTCAGTGGTTTATTGCCGTTTGAAAATGGCGGATGGGTAGATTTTCAACGGAGTTATTGGGGGCATAGCTTCCAGTATAACTTGGGTGATCAAGGGCCACGTGAGGCGGGCGATTTTAGTCATCGTTTGCAATTGGGGTATAGCTTAGCCCAACAGGATGATGATCGGCAACGGTTTAGCAATCTTCTGGGAAAAAAAGGAGAAATGAGCTTCGATCAGGTGGAGTCATTCGCTAATCTAGGCCTTTTTTTATTGGAGGATTTGCAACTTCCCAATGGCTGGAGCGCCCTGCTGAGCCTCAGGTATGACTGGAATAAACTGAAAGCAGCAGATGCTTTTTTGATAGATGGTGATGACGCTGGGGAGGTACAAATGTCTGCTTTTAACCCGAGTATTGGCATCAACTATTTGATAGCAAAAAACACCCACTTGTACAGTCAATTTTCTACAAGTTTCGAAACCCCAGCTTTGAGCGAATTGTCTAATAATCCCAATGGGCAAGGTGGTTTTAATGCGGAACTTTTACCTCAAAAGGCTAAAAATGCTGAATTGGGCCTAAAAGGAATGATAAAAGGGCGATGGCAATACGAATTGGTTTATTTCCATATCAATACCAAGGATGAGATTGTGTCCTACGAGATAGGGGCTTTTCCTGGACGGGATTTCTACCGCAACGCAGGAGAAACCAGTAGAGACGGGATTGAAACCAGTTTGCTTTATGCTTTTGCCAAGCATTGGCAATTAAACCTGACGTATACGTATTCGGATTTTACTTACAAAACGTATGTGAATGGAGGGGACGATTTTTCGGGGAATGAATTGCCTGGGCTACCCAAACATTTTGGCTCAGCTTCTCTTCGTTACATTGCCCCAGGTGGTTTTTTTCTTAAATTACAAAGCCGATATGTGGGCGATTTGTACGTAAATGATGCCAATTCGGTAACGGACAAGGGTTACACCTTGCTTCATCTCAACCTCGGTTATAACCTCTCATTGGCTAAGTGGAAAATCATGCCCTTTGTAGGCATTAATAATATCTTGGATACCATTTACAATGACAATATCCGAATCAACGCCTTTGGTGGACGATTTTATGAGCCAGCTGCAACGCGAAATGTTTTCGGAGGTATTCGCGTACGCCGGATATTATGA
- a CDS encoding outer membrane beta-barrel protein, which produces MHTVNARNLFYLFGTKIILLLFLSLGSPQATYGQFYGGDNYNFFDFQQKPYYFGITLALNRANFQPFRSKEFIFSDSIQAVQSLTGPGFNLGIVTNLKIGNYFDFRFLPTLSFATRNLQYTQNSRIRPTSQRNVESVFVELPFHFRYKSAPYKDKRLFVIAGVKYAFDVASDSRARQAETLVKISPHDFAIEYGAGIQFFFPYFIFSPEFKISQGIGNTLLFNPNLEESTILEKVFSRTFTISFHFEG; this is translated from the coding sequence ATGCATACCGTTAACGCTAGGAATCTGTTCTATTTATTCGGGACAAAAATAATACTGCTCCTCTTCTTAAGCCTAGGTAGCCCCCAGGCAACTTATGGCCAGTTTTATGGCGGAGATAACTACAATTTTTTCGACTTTCAGCAAAAGCCATACTACTTTGGTATTACCTTGGCCTTAAATAGGGCTAATTTCCAGCCTTTCCGCTCCAAGGAATTTATATTTAGCGATAGTATCCAAGCTGTCCAATCCTTAACGGGGCCAGGATTTAATCTTGGTATTGTCACCAATTTGAAAATTGGAAATTACTTTGATTTCAGGTTCTTGCCCACGCTGTCGTTCGCTACCCGCAACCTACAATATACCCAAAACAGCCGAATTCGACCAACCAGCCAGCGGAACGTGGAATCCGTATTTGTGGAGCTGCCCTTTCATTTTCGATATAAATCGGCTCCCTACAAAGACAAACGCTTGTTTGTTATTGCTGGCGTGAAATATGCCTTTGATGTGGCCAGCGACTCCAGAGCCAGACAGGCGGAAACCCTGGTGAAAATTTCACCGCATGATTTTGCCATCGAATATGGTGCCGGCATTCAGTTCTTCTTCCCTTATTTTATTTTCTCTCCTGAATTTAAGATCTCCCAAGGGATTGGAAATACCTTATTGTTTAATCCCAATTTAGAAGAATCGACTATTCTGGAGAAAGTATTTTCTAGAACCTTCACCATTTCCTTCCATTTTGAGGGATAA
- the ychF gene encoding redox-regulated ATPase YchF — MGLKCGIVGLPNVGKSTLFNALTSAKALAANYPFATKDPNVGMITVPDPRLDKLEELVVPQRVLPTMIEIVDIAGLIKGASQGEGLGNQFLANIREVDAIVHVVRCFDDENVVHVDGNVNPVRDKEIIDTELLLKDLETLEKRLDKLRKAAKTGEKEAVKVVTMAERLKTHMETGLAVRIFEANEEEQAIINEMMLLTAKPVLYVCNVDEGAVNDGNAYTEAFKSAVAGEDAEVILISAGIEADIIELESKEERMEFLADMGLEEPGVNRVIRSCYKLLNLITYFTAGEKEVRAWTITRGTKAPQAAGVIHSDFEKGFIRAEVIKYDIYVKYGSEAAVKEAGKLGVEGKEYVVGDGDVMHFRFNV, encoded by the coding sequence ATGGGACTCAAGTGCGGAATTGTTGGTCTACCCAACGTTGGAAAATCGACTCTTTTTAATGCCTTAACCTCTGCTAAGGCTTTAGCGGCAAATTACCCTTTTGCCACCAAAGACCCCAATGTGGGTATGATTACGGTCCCTGATCCTCGCCTCGACAAATTGGAAGAATTGGTCGTACCTCAAAGGGTTTTACCTACCATGATAGAAATTGTGGATATCGCGGGGCTGATCAAAGGAGCAAGTCAGGGGGAAGGTCTTGGCAACCAATTTTTAGCTAATATACGAGAGGTGGATGCCATCGTACATGTGGTTCGCTGTTTTGACGATGAAAATGTCGTCCATGTAGACGGCAATGTCAATCCTGTTCGGGACAAAGAAATCATAGATACCGAATTGCTCTTAAAGGACCTGGAAACCCTGGAAAAACGGTTGGATAAGCTAAGAAAGGCTGCAAAAACCGGCGAAAAAGAGGCGGTTAAGGTCGTAACTATGGCAGAACGGCTAAAAACACACATGGAGACCGGCCTAGCTGTCCGCATCTTCGAAGCCAATGAGGAGGAACAGGCCATCATTAATGAAATGATGCTGCTGACAGCCAAGCCCGTTTTATACGTTTGCAATGTAGATGAAGGAGCCGTCAATGATGGGAATGCGTATACTGAAGCTTTTAAAAGTGCCGTTGCGGGTGAAGATGCAGAAGTTATCCTGATCAGCGCAGGAATTGAGGCAGATATTATTGAATTGGAGTCTAAAGAGGAGCGAATGGAATTTTTGGCGGATATGGGATTAGAGGAACCGGGCGTCAATAGGGTCATTAGGTCCTGCTATAAACTGCTTAATCTAATCACCTACTTTACCGCTGGGGAAAAAGAAGTCCGCGCCTGGACGATCACCAGGGGAACCAAAGCCCCACAAGCGGCAGGCGTTATCCACTCCGATTTCGAAAAAGGCTTCATCCGCGCCGAAGTCATCAAATATGACATTTATGTCAAATATGGCTCCGAAGCAGCCGTCAAAGAAGCCGGTAAACTAGGCGTAGAGGGCAAAGAATATGTCGTCGGCGATGGGGATGTGATGCACTTTAGATTTAATGTATAA
- a CDS encoding ACP phosphodiesterase, with protein sequence MNFLAHLFLSCEQEELLVGNFLADFIKNKGIETYSPGIQAGIRLHRKIDHFTDHHPMVLKGVHRLFEHHHKYASVVVDVFYDYLLVKNWEKYTDEAFIAFTQRMYRILQAYQSIMPKEVQIRLSNMIAGDWLIGYGQFEGLAFTFDRMKFRLSKPAYLDNVIENLKNNLAAFDEEFNLFFPDAITFVQGECRC encoded by the coding sequence ATGAATTTTTTAGCACACCTTTTTTTGTCCTGTGAGCAGGAGGAACTATTGGTCGGCAATTTCCTGGCAGATTTTATCAAAAACAAAGGAATTGAGACCTATAGTCCTGGTATTCAGGCAGGCATTAGGTTACATCGGAAAATTGACCACTTTACCGATCACCATCCGATGGTGCTGAAAGGCGTCCATCGCTTGTTTGAGCATCATCACAAATATGCCTCGGTCGTTGTGGATGTTTTTTACGATTACTTGTTGGTGAAGAATTGGGAAAAATATACCGATGAAGCTTTTATTGCTTTTACCCAACGGATGTATCGCATTTTACAGGCTTATCAATCCATAATGCCCAAGGAGGTTCAAATTCGTTTATCCAATATGATAGCGGGGGATTGGCTGATAGGCTACGGCCAGTTTGAGGGCTTGGCCTTTACCTTTGATCGAATGAAATTTCGACTCAGCAAACCGGCCTACCTGGATAATGTCATTGAGAATCTTAAAAATAATTTAGCAGCTTTTGACGAAGAATTTAATTTGTTTTTCCCAGATGCCATTACTTTTGTGCAAGGAGAATGCAGGTGTTGA
- the ubiE gene encoding bifunctional demethylmenaquinone methyltransferase/2-methoxy-6-polyprenyl-1,4-benzoquinol methylase UbiE yields the protein MGNEVKPYTDREDKKGQVSKMFNKIAPYYDFLNRLLSLGIDTIWRKKAIDQLKNEQPKFILDVATGTADVAIETVKRLHPDKIIGIDISTEMLEIGRKKISKRGLDTVITLQEGDSENLPFADNTFDAITVAFGVRNFENLEKGLLEMRRVLKTNGKLVVLEFSKPSIFPIKQLFNLYFKYLLPLIGRLTSKDPRAYQYLYESVQAFPDGNDFVNILSKTGYKSNQCIPLTLGICSIYSGQK from the coding sequence ATGGGAAATGAAGTAAAGCCCTACACCGATAGGGAAGATAAGAAGGGCCAGGTTTCAAAAATGTTTAATAAAATAGCGCCATACTATGATTTCCTCAATCGCCTTTTATCCTTAGGTATTGATACGATTTGGCGAAAAAAAGCGATTGATCAACTGAAAAATGAGCAACCTAAATTCATTTTAGACGTAGCAACAGGTACAGCAGACGTAGCCATCGAAACGGTTAAGCGTTTGCATCCTGATAAAATCATCGGCATTGATATCTCTACAGAAATGCTGGAAATCGGCCGTAAAAAGATCAGCAAGCGAGGTCTCGATACCGTGATAACGCTACAAGAAGGCGACTCTGAAAATTTACCTTTTGCAGACAATACCTTCGATGCCATAACCGTTGCCTTTGGGGTGAGAAATTTTGAAAACCTCGAAAAAGGCTTACTCGAAATGAGGAGAGTATTAAAAACAAATGGGAAATTGGTCGTTTTAGAGTTCTCTAAACCAAGTATTTTCCCCATCAAACAATTGTTTAATTTGTATTTCAAATACCTTTTACCGCTAATTGGACGTTTAACATCAAAAGACCCTCGGGCTTACCAGTATCTTTATGAATCTGTGCAAGCTTTTCCCGATGGGAATGATTTCGTGAACATATTATCCAAAACCGGTTACAAATCGAATCAATGCATACCGTTAACGCTAGGAATCTGTTCTATTTATTCGGGACAAAAATAA